A part of Polynucleobacter sp. MG-Unter2-18 genomic DNA contains:
- the murD gene encoding UDP-N-acetylmuramoyl-L-alanine--D-glutamate ligase, giving the protein MHNLDQAFANPDLIADEGYQAPQHFLILGLGESGYAMAKWCLRNAAKVSLADTRDRENLNERQKAWLADLEFAGLQDANFGPLDDFNLKNIEVIGMSPGLSPLQEPAASFLAKAEELSIDIWGELEFFARAIAALDRMAQVKHSQYKPAVLAITGTNGKTTTTALTGQLCERAGKKVAVAGNISPAALDKLMSCLDESDQVADMPEIWVLELSSFQLVYTRTFNATAATVLNITQDHLDWHGDMQAYVEAKANIFGRDTVCILNRDDALVTNLLTDEQKSNKSVITFGAGRPDEQGTFGIEHDLRAGGIDWLVWAEVDEDLEPQPKRRRKAVVVEDEPLRLKRLIPADALRIRGRHNALNALAALALARSAGLPMNLLLHGLRDYHGEPHRVQSVSIVSNVEYVDDSKGTNVGATVAALNGLSANEPGKRIWLIAGGEGKGQDFSPLRDPTLRFVKGVFLIGKDAPIIAEALGDSVPCVMSETLQNAVAQAAKQAQSGDIVLLSPACASFDQFSDYVARAEAFVSEVQELGMQFEGADA; this is encoded by the coding sequence ATGCATAACTTAGACCAAGCCTTCGCTAACCCAGATCTCATCGCAGATGAGGGGTATCAAGCACCCCAACATTTCTTGATCTTAGGATTGGGTGAATCTGGCTATGCTATGGCCAAATGGTGTTTGCGGAATGCTGCAAAGGTCAGTCTGGCCGATACACGGGATCGTGAAAATCTGAATGAGCGACAAAAGGCCTGGTTAGCAGATCTTGAATTTGCTGGACTCCAAGATGCTAATTTTGGTCCTTTGGACGACTTCAATCTAAAAAATATTGAAGTTATTGGAATGAGCCCTGGTTTATCACCACTTCAAGAGCCAGCAGCTTCTTTCTTGGCTAAAGCAGAGGAATTGAGTATTGATATCTGGGGGGAATTAGAATTCTTTGCCAGAGCCATTGCTGCATTAGATCGCATGGCCCAGGTTAAACACTCACAATACAAACCTGCTGTATTGGCCATCACTGGAACAAATGGAAAGACAACCACAACGGCCTTGACAGGGCAGTTGTGCGAACGCGCTGGCAAGAAAGTTGCTGTAGCTGGCAATATCAGCCCAGCAGCGTTGGATAAGTTGATGTCTTGTTTGGATGAGTCCGATCAAGTTGCCGATATGCCTGAGATATGGGTACTTGAGTTATCTAGCTTCCAACTGGTTTACACGCGTACCTTTAATGCAACAGCAGCGACTGTATTAAACATTACGCAAGATCACCTGGATTGGCATGGAGATATGCAGGCTTATGTTGAGGCAAAAGCTAATATCTTTGGTCGAGACACTGTCTGCATCTTGAATCGCGATGATGCGCTGGTCACGAATCTACTTACTGACGAGCAGAAATCCAATAAATCAGTGATTACTTTTGGTGCTGGCCGTCCTGATGAGCAGGGTACTTTTGGCATAGAACATGATCTGCGTGCTGGTGGAATTGATTGGTTAGTCTGGGCTGAAGTGGATGAAGATCTTGAGCCACAACCGAAGCGTCGCCGTAAAGCAGTTGTCGTAGAGGATGAACCATTAAGGCTCAAGCGATTAATACCTGCAGATGCTTTACGGATTCGCGGTCGCCACAATGCTTTAAATGCCTTAGCTGCATTAGCCTTGGCACGATCAGCTGGTTTACCGATGAATCTACTTTTACACGGTTTACGGGATTACCATGGCGAGCCTCATCGTGTTCAAAGTGTTTCGATTGTGTCGAATGTTGAATATGTGGACGATAGTAAGGGCACTAATGTAGGAGCAACGGTAGCTGCTCTAAATGGTTTAAGTGCCAATGAGCCTGGTAAGCGGATCTGGTTAATTGCTGGTGGTGAAGGTAAGGGCCAAGACTTTAGCCCCCTACGCGATCCTACATTACGTTTTGTAAAAGGTGTTTTCCTCATTGGCAAAGACGCCCCAATCATTGCTGAAGCTTTGGGCGATTCAGTGCCGTGTGTCATGAGCGAGACTCTGCAAAACGCAGTAGCACAAGCAGCAAAACAAGCTCAGTCAGGCGATATCGTATTGCTATCGCCGGCTTGTGCCAGCTTTGATCAGTTCAGTGATTATGTTGCACGTGCTGAGGCATTTGTTTCTGAAGTTCAGGAACTAGGAATGCAATTTGAAGGAGCCGATGCATGA
- the ftsW gene encoding putative lipid II flippase FtsW yields the protein MSLKEKLFPENRLGLGRFWNFSRGGIDNFRSGLRDAVSGVEQTRSRMMDYDQLLVWAVLSLALIGLVMVYSASITLADGPKYANYSSNFFLIRHCISLAIAISVAIWVFKIPTHVWDRYSPIIFGFTVLLLIAVLIPGIGKGVNGAKRWIPLGLMNFQPSELMKFAAVIFAASYTVQRQEYLHSFVKGMLPMGIAVALVGGLLMAEPDMGALVVISLIAFGILFLGGINAKLFGGLLAVGILSAVTIIAFSPFRQKRIMAFIDPWQVDNAANKGYQLTHSLMAFGRGEWFGLGLGGSVEKLHYLPEAHTDFIMAVIGEELGFVGVVVMIFLFYWIVRRAFLIGRTALQLDRSFAGLAAKGVAIWIGWQAFINMGVNLGLLPTKGLTLPLVSYGGSGILMNAVAIAMLLRIDYENRILMRGGKL from the coding sequence ATGAGTTTGAAGGAAAAACTTTTTCCTGAGAATCGCTTGGGTCTTGGTCGCTTCTGGAATTTTTCTAGAGGCGGAATAGACAATTTCCGCAGTGGCTTGAGGGATGCAGTTTCTGGTGTCGAGCAAACTCGCTCACGCATGATGGACTATGACCAGCTGTTGGTTTGGGCGGTGCTCTCTTTAGCCCTCATCGGTCTAGTCATGGTGTACTCAGCCTCCATTACTTTGGCAGATGGCCCTAAGTACGCAAATTACAGTAGTAATTTTTTCTTAATTCGTCATTGCATTTCATTAGCAATCGCAATTAGTGTTGCCATTTGGGTATTTAAGATCCCAACTCACGTATGGGATCGCTATTCTCCAATCATTTTTGGATTCACCGTCTTGCTATTGATTGCCGTGCTTATTCCTGGTATTGGAAAAGGCGTGAATGGTGCCAAACGTTGGATTCCATTGGGTCTCATGAACTTCCAGCCATCTGAATTAATGAAGTTTGCTGCAGTGATATTTGCTGCAAGCTATACAGTTCAACGCCAAGAATATCTCCACTCATTTGTTAAGGGCATGCTACCAATGGGTATTGCTGTCGCCTTAGTTGGCGGCTTACTGATGGCTGAGCCAGATATGGGTGCACTCGTAGTGATATCGCTCATTGCATTTGGAATTTTATTTTTAGGTGGCATCAACGCCAAATTATTTGGTGGACTATTGGCTGTCGGAATTTTAAGTGCCGTGACAATCATTGCCTTCTCACCTTTCCGTCAAAAGCGAATCATGGCTTTTATTGATCCTTGGCAAGTCGACAATGCAGCAAATAAAGGCTATCAATTAACCCACTCTCTGATGGCATTTGGTCGTGGAGAATGGTTTGGCCTTGGTCTAGGTGGTAGCGTTGAAAAATTACACTACCTGCCTGAGGCGCATACCGATTTCATCATGGCGGTGATTGGTGAAGAGCTCGGATTTGTCGGTGTAGTGGTGATGATCTTCTTGTTCTACTGGATCGTGCGTCGCGCATTCCTGATTGGCCGCACTGCTTTGCAATTAGATCGCAGTTTTGCGGGTCTTGCTGCTAAAGGTGTTGCGATATGGATTGGTTGGCAAGCATTTATCAATATGGGTGTGAACTTAGGTTTGCTTCCTACAAAAGGCTTAACACTTCCACTAGTAAGTTATGGCGGCTCAGGAATACTAATGAATGCTGTTGCCATTGCAATGCTACTTCGGATTGATTACGAAAACCGAATCTTAATGCGGGGTGGCAAGCTATGA
- the murG gene encoding undecaprenyldiphospho-muramoylpentapeptide beta-N-acetylglucosaminyltransferase — MTKPSILIMAGGTGGHIFPGLAVAEYLRICGWNVSWLGNQSGMEFRLVKACDFPFEAVNFGGLRGKGIKATLMLPFNLARACMQSWKIMRRIKPNVVLGMGGYITFPGGLMTKFLKKPLVLHEANSVAGSANRALAKIAMRTLTGFPDTMTHAEWVGNPIREEFETVAAPAKRYEERTGPLSILVVGGSLGAAALNEVIPAALALMDKNARPHVIHQAGDKHLADLQQRYTNLGVAADIRPFIDDMPSAYAQADLVICRSGAMTVSEIAACGVASCLIPFPYAIDDHQTANARFLSDADAAILLSQQDLNPQDLASMIQNLSRQDLQVMAKRAHALAKPHATQRVAEVCADCAGVGI; from the coding sequence ATGACCAAGCCATCGATACTGATTATGGCCGGTGGCACTGGAGGGCATATTTTCCCGGGGTTAGCTGTTGCTGAATATCTGCGAATTTGTGGCTGGAATGTATCTTGGCTTGGCAATCAAAGCGGGATGGAGTTTCGCTTAGTAAAAGCTTGTGACTTCCCATTTGAGGCGGTTAACTTTGGTGGCTTGCGCGGTAAGGGTATCAAAGCAACATTGATGTTGCCATTCAATCTTGCAAGAGCTTGTATGCAGAGTTGGAAGATCATGCGCCGCATTAAACCAAATGTAGTTTTAGGTATGGGTGGTTACATCACTTTTCCTGGTGGCTTGATGACAAAATTCTTGAAGAAGCCATTGGTTTTACATGAAGCTAATTCTGTGGCGGGAAGTGCTAACCGTGCTTTAGCCAAAATTGCTATGCGTACCTTGACTGGATTTCCAGATACGATGACTCATGCTGAGTGGGTAGGTAATCCAATCCGTGAAGAATTTGAAACTGTGGCCGCCCCAGCAAAACGCTATGAAGAGCGCACGGGCCCTCTCTCAATTCTGGTGGTAGGCGGAAGTTTGGGTGCTGCTGCCTTAAATGAAGTCATCCCAGCGGCTTTGGCATTGATGGATAAAAATGCGCGACCTCATGTAATTCATCAGGCGGGTGATAAGCATCTCGCTGATCTACAACAGCGCTATACAAATTTAGGTGTTGCTGCTGATATTCGCCCTTTTATTGACGATATGCCCAGTGCCTATGCCCAAGCAGATCTAGTGATCTGCCGCTCTGGTGCAATGACCGTTTCAGAGATCGCAGCTTGTGGCGTTGCATCTTGTTTAATTCCATTTCCATATGCGATTGATGATCATCAGACTGCAAATGCACGATTTTTATCTGATGCAGATGCGGCAATTTTATTGTCACAACAAGATCTCAACCCACAGGATCTGGCATCCATGATTCAAAACTTGAGTCGCCAAGATTTACAAGTGATGGCTAAGCGTGCGCATGCTTTAGCAAAGCCTCATGCAACCCAGCGTGTGGCCGAAGTATGTGCAGACTGTGCAGGAGTGGGTATATGA
- the murC gene encoding UDP-N-acetylmuramate--L-alanine ligase, with product MKHIVQQIHFVGIGGVGMSGIAEVLLNLGYQVSGSDLAEGAVTKRLQDLGAVIHIGHDSKNIGTAEAVVISTAVAGNNPEVLAARAAKVPVIQRAVMLGELMRLKQGIAIAGTHGKTTTTSLVASVLAEGGLDPTFVIGGKLNSAGANARLGQGEFIVVEADESDASFLQLFPAMEVVTNIDADHMDTYQHDMARLKQAFVQFIQRMPFYGVAVLCIDDSNVRDIIPFVSQPVLRYGLSDDADIRASNVRAEGTHMHFTVDRKTVRRHGNKPGRLEVQLNLPGLHNVQNALAAIGIATELGVSDEAIVKALSEFSGVGRRFQRYGEIPLASGGSFTLIDDYGHHPVEMAATLSAARGAYPDRRLVLAFQPHRFTRTRDCFGEFVQVLKNFDALVLTEVYPAGEAKIRGADGQSLMKAALTTDKTIASSLDSAAVAFASSVAEMPEKLSTLLRDGDVLITMGAGSISGLPHVLAETKHV from the coding sequence ATGAAACATATCGTTCAGCAAATCCATTTTGTTGGTATTGGCGGCGTAGGCATGAGTGGTATTGCCGAAGTTTTACTGAACCTCGGATATCAGGTATCGGGATCCGATTTGGCTGAAGGTGCTGTAACAAAGCGCCTACAGGATTTGGGTGCAGTTATTCATATTGGACATGACTCTAAAAATATTGGTACTGCAGAGGCAGTAGTGATTTCTACTGCAGTTGCGGGAAATAACCCCGAAGTGCTAGCTGCTCGTGCAGCTAAAGTTCCTGTTATTCAGCGGGCTGTCATGCTCGGTGAGCTTATGCGTTTAAAGCAGGGTATTGCGATTGCAGGTACTCATGGCAAAACAACGACAACTAGTTTAGTTGCCTCAGTCTTGGCTGAGGGTGGTTTAGACCCCACTTTCGTTATTGGGGGCAAGCTAAATTCTGCAGGTGCTAATGCACGCTTAGGTCAGGGTGAATTCATTGTCGTTGAGGCAGACGAGTCTGATGCCTCTTTCTTGCAATTATTTCCAGCGATGGAGGTAGTTACCAATATCGATGCTGATCATATGGATACCTATCAGCATGATATGGCCAGATTGAAGCAGGCTTTTGTGCAGTTTATTCAGCGTATGCCTTTTTACGGTGTTGCTGTTCTGTGCATTGATGATTCCAACGTTCGAGATATTATTCCGTTTGTATCTCAGCCAGTATTGCGATATGGCTTATCTGATGATGCGGATATTCGTGCAAGTAATGTGCGGGCTGAAGGTACTCATATGCACTTTACGGTTGATCGTAAAACTGTACGTCGTCATGGCAATAAGCCAGGTCGTCTTGAGGTGCAATTAAATTTGCCCGGCTTACACAATGTTCAAAATGCCTTAGCAGCAATTGGTATTGCAACGGAATTAGGTGTTAGCGATGAGGCTATCGTGAAGGCTTTATCTGAATTTAGTGGCGTTGGTCGCCGCTTCCAAAGGTATGGCGAAATTCCTTTGGCATCTGGTGGAAGCTTCACATTAATAGATGATTACGGGCACCACCCTGTTGAAATGGCAGCTACTTTATCTGCAGCCCGTGGGGCTTACCCTGACCGTCGCTTGGTATTGGCATTTCAACCACATCGTTTTACAAGAACTCGTGATTGCTTCGGTGAATTTGTGCAGGTTCTCAAAAACTTTGATGCACTAGTGTTAACCGAGGTATATCCAGCTGGTGAGGCAAAGATTCGGGGTGCGGATGGACAAAGTCTTATGAAAGCTGCTCTCACTACTGATAAGACAATTGCTTCCTCCTTAGATAGTGCAGCCGTGGCTTTTGCGTCAAGTGTTGCAGAAATGCCAGAAAAACTTAGCACTTTATTGCGTGATGGTGATGTCTTAATCACGATGGGCGCTGGCTCGATCTCTGGATTGCCTCATGTACTGGCGGAGACGAAACATGTCTAA
- a CDS encoding D-alanine--D-alanine ligase — MHSWGERVKSDLAHLDVKSLGRVGVLLGGRSGEREISLMSGNGVLEALLSKGVDAYPFDPGIRCPTEIANEKFDRVFISLHGRYGEDGTIQGLLELLGLPYTGSGVLASALAIDKIATKLVWLSSGLSTPEFQELKADSDWNAVVKHLGLPLIVKPAHEGSSLGLTKVKFAEELPAAYKLAAGMDKKVIAETCIVGDELTCPLVGFGANAEALPVIKIIPPEANYDFHNKYFSDETKYLCPTGLTAEVNKEVQELALAAYRALGCKTWGRADVMLDQKTGKPYLLEMNTSPGMTSHSLVPMAAKAAGVEYSELVLWVISQTLHSKGATQA; from the coding sequence ATGCATTCCTGGGGCGAGCGCGTGAAGAGTGACCTCGCTCATTTGGATGTCAAATCATTAGGTCGAGTAGGCGTCTTGCTGGGTGGTCGCTCTGGTGAGCGAGAGATATCCTTAATGTCGGGTAATGGTGTATTGGAAGCCCTGCTCTCTAAGGGTGTTGATGCATATCCGTTTGATCCAGGTATACGCTGTCCAACCGAAATAGCAAATGAAAAATTCGATCGCGTATTTATCTCCTTACATGGACGTTATGGTGAGGATGGCACTATCCAGGGATTACTCGAGCTATTAGGCTTGCCTTACACCGGTAGTGGTGTGCTGGCTTCTGCATTGGCAATCGACAAAATTGCGACCAAGCTTGTTTGGCTTAGTAGCGGTCTCTCCACCCCTGAATTTCAAGAGCTTAAAGCTGACAGCGACTGGAATGCGGTAGTAAAGCATTTGGGCTTGCCATTAATTGTGAAGCCCGCACATGAAGGTTCGTCACTTGGTTTAACTAAAGTGAAATTCGCTGAAGAATTACCCGCTGCCTATAAGTTAGCCGCCGGGATGGATAAAAAGGTGATTGCAGAAACTTGTATTGTTGGTGACGAGTTGACTTGTCCGCTGGTTGGATTTGGTGCAAATGCTGAAGCCTTGCCTGTAATAAAAATCATTCCACCAGAAGCAAACTACGATTTTCATAATAAGTATTTTTCCGATGAGACTAAATATCTATGTCCAACTGGGCTTACGGCAGAGGTAAATAAAGAAGTTCAAGAATTAGCTTTAGCTGCCTATCGTGCCCTTGGTTGCAAGACGTGGGGTCGCGCTGATGTGATGCTCGATCAAAAAACTGGCAAACCTTATCTCTTGGAGATGAATACATCCCCGGGAATGACTTCACACTCTTTGGTTCCGATGGCAGCAAAAGCAGCCGGTGTTGAGTATTCCGAATTAGTTCTTTGGGTCATTAGTCAAACTTTGCATAGCAAAGGGGCTACGCAAGCATGA
- a CDS encoding cell division protein FtsQ/DivIB, which produces MSRISFFLNGCGEVITSLASPIWNYPDRMQKLSRFLMRCFAVMVCVGILVWVSQRPVFALRQVVIEPVAGQTLKHINKPVVKQQVLETVQGNFFSVRLEDVKRGFESMPWVRHANVRRVWPNGLIVSIEEQKPFGTWGGAESHILMNTHGELFAGRVSDVGDGISLIDFSGPEDASKEVMRLYERANAWFKPWSTEVKSLTLSDRYAWNVKLSNGMKVEFGRDEENSDKTLTEDRVARLFKYWPQVQEKWANRVDAIDLRYANGFAVHLASASLKKNEVDGKKSEQKQ; this is translated from the coding sequence ATGAGTCGGATTAGCTTCTTCTTGAATGGTTGTGGTGAAGTGATTACTTCGCTGGCTTCCCCGATTTGGAATTATCCAGATCGGATGCAAAAGCTGAGCCGTTTCTTAATGCGCTGTTTCGCGGTCATGGTTTGCGTTGGAATTTTAGTATGGGTGAGTCAGCGCCCCGTCTTTGCTTTACGTCAAGTTGTCATTGAGCCAGTAGCTGGACAAACGCTCAAGCATATTAATAAACCGGTAGTCAAGCAGCAGGTTTTGGAAACAGTCCAAGGAAATTTTTTCAGCGTGAGGTTGGAGGATGTGAAGCGTGGGTTCGAGTCCATGCCTTGGGTGCGTCACGCTAACGTTCGCAGAGTTTGGCCCAACGGATTGATTGTGAGCATTGAAGAACAAAAGCCATTTGGCACATGGGGCGGTGCCGAAAGTCACATTTTAATGAATACCCATGGCGAACTCTTTGCTGGACGTGTATCTGATGTAGGGGATGGCATTTCTTTGATTGATTTCTCGGGACCAGAAGATGCTAGCAAAGAGGTGATGCGCTTATATGAAAGAGCGAATGCTTGGTTTAAGCCTTGGAGTACGGAAGTGAAAAGCTTAACTCTCTCTGATCGTTACGCTTGGAATGTGAAGTTGTCCAATGGCATGAAGGTGGAGTTTGGTCGGGATGAAGAAAATTCAGACAAAACATTAACTGAAGATCGTGTGGCACGCCTTTTTAAGTATTGGCCGCAGGTTCAAGAGAAATGGGCTAATCGAGTAGATGCAATCGATCTGCGCTATGCAAATGGTTTTGCAGTTCATCTTGCTTCAGCAAGTTTGAAAAAAAATGAAGTAGATGGGAAAAAAAGCGAGCAGAAGCAATGA
- the ftsA gene encoding cell division protein FtsA, whose amino-acid sequence MSKDNRDLLVGLDIGTSKVVALVAELAADGQFNVVGVGQTASKGLKKGVVVNIEATVQSIQKALEEAEVMADRQIVQVFTGIAGNHIVSFNSSGMVAIRDKEVSAGDVERVLETAKAINIPTDQQILHILVQEFIIDGQEDVREPIGMSGLRLEVKVHIVTGAVSAAQNIVKCVRRCGLEVNDLILQPLASSLAVLTEDEKELGVVLVDIGGGTTDIAIYCQGSIRHTAVIPIAGDQITNDIAMALRTPTIDAEDLKIQYGIARQDMADPATMIDVPGVGDREPRPMSKQALAAVIEPRVEELFTLVRGVVRDSGYEDMVSSGIVLTGGTTLMPGMVELAEQVFLRPARIGTPEYRGHLHEVLRSPRFATSIGLLMEGQAQLLRGRRVSQSGALQSVISRMKEWFAGNF is encoded by the coding sequence ATGAGTAAAGACAACCGCGATTTATTGGTCGGACTAGATATTGGAACATCCAAGGTGGTTGCCTTGGTTGCTGAGCTAGCGGCTGATGGCCAATTTAACGTTGTTGGCGTTGGTCAAACTGCGTCTAAAGGTTTGAAGAAGGGTGTAGTTGTCAATATTGAAGCTACTGTTCAGTCTATTCAGAAAGCGCTTGAAGAGGCTGAAGTTATGGCCGATCGCCAGATCGTGCAGGTCTTCACCGGCATTGCTGGAAATCACATTGTGAGTTTTAACTCCAGCGGTATGGTGGCAATACGTGATAAAGAAGTTAGCGCTGGCGATGTTGAGCGTGTTTTAGAGACTGCTAAAGCAATCAACATTCCAACGGATCAGCAAATTCTCCACATTCTTGTTCAGGAATTCATTATTGATGGACAGGAAGATGTGCGTGAGCCTATTGGTATGAGCGGCTTGCGCCTCGAAGTGAAAGTACACATTGTTACTGGTGCTGTTAGTGCCGCACAAAATATTGTGAAGTGTGTACGTCGTTGTGGCTTAGAAGTAAATGATCTTATCTTGCAGCCGCTCGCATCTAGTTTGGCCGTATTAACTGAAGATGAAAAAGAGTTGGGCGTTGTCTTAGTAGACATTGGCGGCGGTACAACTGATATTGCGATTTACTGCCAAGGCTCTATTCGACATACTGCGGTAATTCCAATTGCGGGCGATCAAATAACTAATGACATTGCCATGGCATTACGTACCCCAACTATTGATGCAGAAGATCTCAAGATTCAATATGGTATTGCTCGCCAAGATATGGCAGATCCAGCCACCATGATTGATGTCCCAGGTGTTGGTGATCGAGAACCACGACCGATGTCAAAACAAGCTTTAGCTGCCGTGATCGAACCACGTGTTGAGGAGTTGTTCACTTTGGTACGGGGTGTAGTTCGTGATTCTGGTTACGAAGATATGGTGTCTTCAGGAATCGTCCTGACTGGTGGGACCACTTTAATGCCGGGGATGGTTGAGCTTGCTGAGCAAGTCTTCTTACGTCCAGCGCGTATTGGTACCCCCGAGTACCGTGGCCATCTACATGAGGTTTTACGAAGCCCTCGCTTTGCTACCAGTATCGGTTTATTGATGGAAGGCCAGGCGCAGTTGTTGCGTGGTCGTCGAGTATCGCAATCAGGCGCGTTGCAAAGTGTGATCTCGCGCATGAAGGAATGGTTCGCAGGAAATTTTTAA
- the ftsZ gene encoding cell division protein FtsZ: MEFEMLDQETAGKTIIKVVGVGGAGGNAVQHMIRRGVNGVEFICMNTDAGALQRSEASVNLQLGSSGLGAGAKPEIGAASAEEARARIADTLQGAHMVFITAGMGGGTGTGAAPIVAQVAKEMGILTVGVISKPFDFEGVKRLKVAENGATELEAYVDSLIVVLNEKLFEVMGEDAEFDKAFACADDVLHNAVSGIAEIINVQGLINVDFEDVKTVMGEQGKAMMGTATVSGMDRARLAAEAAVASPLLEGVDLSGARGVLVNITASRSLKLSETREVMAAIRGYAADDATVIFGTVYDESLGDALRVTVVATGLNNPQSRQHHQPEVVWRQATGTHDAMPTMADLNSFAPASASAAISRVNLDSAPITSAGLAMTGTGSAPSIASQPASSSVDYSQYDLPRVFRSSREATPAPTLGADSSPQAKAMLDKGADYYEIPAFLRKQAD, from the coding sequence ATGGAATTTGAAATGTTAGATCAAGAAACAGCTGGAAAAACCATTATTAAAGTGGTTGGAGTTGGTGGAGCAGGTGGTAATGCAGTTCAGCACATGATTCGTCGCGGTGTTAATGGCGTAGAGTTTATTTGCATGAACACCGATGCTGGCGCTTTACAGCGTTCTGAGGCATCTGTGAATTTGCAACTAGGCTCTAGCGGACTCGGTGCTGGCGCAAAACCTGAAATCGGTGCAGCTTCCGCTGAAGAAGCGCGAGCCCGGATTGCAGATACATTACAAGGTGCACATATGGTGTTCATCACTGCTGGTATGGGTGGTGGCACAGGTACTGGTGCAGCGCCAATTGTTGCTCAAGTTGCTAAAGAAATGGGTATTTTGACTGTTGGCGTTATCAGCAAGCCATTTGATTTTGAGGGTGTTAAGCGTCTAAAGGTTGCAGAGAATGGCGCTACCGAACTCGAAGCTTATGTTGATTCATTGATCGTCGTTCTCAATGAAAAGCTCTTTGAAGTCATGGGTGAAGATGCAGAGTTTGATAAGGCATTTGCCTGTGCAGATGATGTATTACATAACGCGGTCTCAGGTATTGCAGAAATCATTAATGTGCAAGGTTTGATCAACGTCGACTTTGAGGACGTGAAAACAGTGATGGGCGAACAAGGCAAGGCGATGATGGGAACTGCAACAGTATCCGGCATGGATCGCGCACGCTTAGCTGCTGAAGCTGCAGTTGCTTCACCACTTCTCGAGGGTGTCGATTTATCTGGTGCACGTGGTGTATTGGTTAATATCACTGCTAGCCGTTCATTAAAATTGTCCGAAACTCGCGAAGTAATGGCGGCAATTCGTGGCTATGCTGCAGATGATGCTACTGTGATTTTCGGCACTGTTTATGACGAGAGCTTAGGTGATGCACTGCGTGTCACTGTTGTTGCTACTGGTTTGAACAACCCACAATCACGTCAACATCATCAACCAGAGGTAGTTTGGAGACAGGCTACTGGTACACATGATGCGATGCCAACAATGGCTGACTTAAATAGTTTTGCTCCAGCAAGCGCTTCAGCAGCAATCAGTAGAGTTAATTTAGATTCAGCTCCGATTACTAGTGCCGGTTTGGCAATGACGGGTACAGGTAGTGCACCCTCGATAGCTTCTCAACCCGCATCTAGTAGTGTTGATTACAGTCAATATGATTTGCCACGTGTATTCCGTAGTTCACGGGAAGCTACACCAGCCCCTACTCTAGGTGCTGATAGCTCGCCACAGGCTAAAGCCATGTTGGACAAAGGGGCTGATTATTATGAAATCCCAGCTTTTTTACGTAAGCAAGCAGATTAA
- a CDS encoding peroxiredoxin, which yields MIAVGQKLPNATLYEFLDEASEGCAIGPNAFEVEKLTAGKKIVIFALPGAFTPTCSAKHVPSYVEHFDAIKAKGVDEIWCISVNDPFVMGAWGRDQKVGKKIRMFGDGSAEFTKKLGLELDLVARGLGIRSDRYAMIVEDGVVTTLDREAPGKFEVSDAASILKKL from the coding sequence ATGATTGCAGTCGGACAAAAGTTACCAAACGCCACACTTTATGAGTTTTTAGATGAAGCGAGTGAAGGTTGCGCCATTGGGCCAAACGCCTTTGAAGTTGAAAAACTCACTGCCGGTAAAAAGATAGTGATCTTTGCATTACCTGGTGCATTCACGCCAACTTGTTCAGCAAAGCATGTTCCTAGCTATGTTGAGCACTTTGATGCAATCAAAGCAAAGGGTGTTGATGAAATTTGGTGTATTTCTGTAAATGACCCATTTGTGATGGGTGCCTGGGGCCGAGATCAAAAGGTTGGCAAAAAGATTCGCATGTTTGGTGATGGTAGTGCTGAATTTACTAAGAAACTTGGCCTAGAGTTGGATTTAGTTGCTCGCGGTTTAGGTATTCGTTCAGATCGCTACGCTATGATTGTTGAAGATGGTGTTGTGACAACCTTGGATCGTGAAGCGCCTGGCAAATTTGAAGTAAGTGATGCCGCTTCTATTTTGAAAAAGCTTTAA